A region of Drosophila mauritiana strain mau12 chromosome 3L, ASM438214v1, whole genome shotgun sequence DNA encodes the following proteins:
- the LOC117141973 gene encoding serine protease nudel, whose translation MNYNMDEMEATRLLRHPRRWWSLGFGKRIVAISILVIIVLLFSLIYHGLVVEKIDQVQQIAALNARHQVLINQPFEEDQSALIVSPQTLHFKLLDEDMNKDMEDSKNRRRKHMRQMLVKFRLNKKHRLRRDLHGLDLLDPVRMEANLQHLYTKLRSKRAREALSQLEHEFVRCKKHTPQDCMSAFLRMYKMAKEVTEKMEKMKAIMREQQPKLESSSMESHEQKGTFSPADLIQVTTAETTTAVVNATEKPARTKIKPSRISWIIDGHDHDESPVYSDGAPKKETTKAPGNTTQLVEITTIKIDSTATERMTVESTTEKISWILDHFDKPQEILRTTEGPGQRIIRNVTTTSTSSDPILDTETTNSDHVPTTENGLLLNITTDGPVETRNTTAQRKLSFDWILDGEESVEPEVKSTNTTTTTATTTTTVPTLETIIVTTELPKITFDWIIDGREVVDPQETTTEVTGTTAGLRKMPFDWIIDGEEVVEPQENVTTTTIATTAAVSTTEINESLHNSTAYPTKPKPVKFDWIIDGGESSAEVSSSSTSQPKLTTREAISNPESPRSSHPLDNPTSIENMLESFEQHEEQKPILRVLNGSESSSETVTDGYERQLWLKKFEDQARPNQNELIDTFGTALDAKALDKMGPKINPLNGHTWNAADAQILSLCERVALRMRNKVASMSDGETKEKGETFTASPSVQFTSRAPGGFPVSGETMKASAQFMFNPNFGMPSIPVCFYMTPANFRMPMWSNTPTFMGMQGAHFAGSSNPGGGIFFVPQQFGPSGNFFGGSGGSGAGGQGANIFSKNASPQKPTNGQQQQVYCSYMQNQSGQGAGQSQTSSQQQQGGQTAFSNANFKMRHANQTSTANQQGQIIYASYAGLPQQPIQERSRCPEPDQFSCFGQQDCIPAARWCDNVVDCSDGSDESACTCADRVDEERLCDGYEDCPMGEDELGCFGCESLAYSCYENPEDFAKRNRSTISMCYSRLERCDGFMNCLNGRDEEQCSMLVTDVADHMSHGASASEGYLYHNYRGDWHPVCNNGEKWATLACQMDDNSRIDHSASLNVSFQTLTLPGPFIEPSLHAGVHFAQACHGRNSHDSLVDHVAYVKCPPMQCGLPSKSSMLEHSKRVKRAVSDSKEIVGDGRIVGGSYTSALQWPFVVAIYRNGKFHCGGTIYSDRWIISAAHCVINFGKYFYEVRAGLLRRSSYSPATQIQPVSHVVVHQAYERRSMRNDLSLLRLLNPLQFNRWVKPICLPDKGRTTVGDDWIWGPVERTLCTVVGWGAIREKGPSSDPMRQVIVPIRKKCTDPEDQASEDICAGDPDGGRDACQGDSGGPLFCRSVSNPDEFYLAGVVSHGNGCARPQEFGVYTRVTLYLDWLEMATTPRLLPKLQPLQLCPGFICVWGGKRCIAKRQRCDRNVDCLGGEDEVGCTYNFLPDMVGGVRLNISTTTESDYHPVKENKEKSKMREVIPIEDEDLKAEQDEEELLESTTSLEQIETTQGPIDLSLNEQITSTASDDLSITDETTSTDFTVSGSATSPSTLLPTTTNPSTWLTSTNIETSTFAFTTIESEASTAQTTLPTTFAQTTTMPTSTEDLKKLTDLVTEFIESTTFETTMEVRTTTLSPTTTDAQNLVTTEGVKKTTTTEDTTTISSIVTLTTTPLATISTTIPTTEKPVAVTTLAPTTTTESAKTTTTHSSSTHSQKDQIQIPHKFVCKKISQIVDIMMRCDRKVDCEDGTDELDCTCKDYLKGSLKGLICDGKADCEDLTDEQDCVECQSNEFHCPLSKTCLPLSKRCDNQVDCKFKEDEKDCFALTNGHDVHFDVHQQPKFSSTGIFSRNGHGVWRVVCAHETGYHEHQAKTADAVCALLGFNGAHYFNSSEFVSQQAMQPITPELKGGRNRMAAQIHSMVGDNVQFTENEVIIPELGPPSASRPEKDRLMPRKCVGIYVECNPYSNKTTPLKTFSAGQAVKKTQIEQVPVLSPTIETHNTPNVHFKPQIPAMVVNKKDEILDRLDKLIKSKKNKTILVNEQLHEAIEELHWPWLADVYMNGDLWCIGVLIDKHWVMVHESCLSGIDLETHYVSVLLGGGKTKRSAHRSNHEQIRRVDCFEGVPKSNVLLLHLERPVRFTHHVLPTFLPDSSHQNQSIARQCISVLHDDATGRIKTVAITRMHNATDCDSCYKLQEKQPPANLMRLLNVSAEDMASISEEVELINGVAPTELPAITKFTSCNQFGLKNVSDAHHNPSDQGVLVCRDSHTGWFPTALFNYNNSDCQSFKQPFGIRTLELVYKSLQDIIDKPSCKMLLPAPECSTHRCLLGTCLPQAAMCNGRSDCHDGSDEEETKCRQQKQQCAPGEMKCRTSFKCVPKSKFCDHVPDCEDMTDEPTICSCFTYLQATDPSKICDGKRNCWDKSDESSVLCNCTADHFQCSSSPEDCIPRDFVCDKEKDCPNGEDERYCFGIEHPLHLQKKDFWSNSQHTQPEIAPQYGQVIEQTYGIWHTKCFPKSKPPQVDEVREICKKLGYNPYRQPSYRLIDDEENKPVHTYELADRQGRSFSNESLMGKYRDSTKALIISKFSPLQLNERLTLFLKSSRPIAELVRWNATDSSMCYRLEIRCA comes from the exons ATGAATTACAACATGGATG AGATGGAGGCGACCAGGCTGCTTCGGCATCCGCGTCGTTGGTGGAGCCTTGGATTCGGCAAACGGATCGTGGCCATCTCGATTCTGGTTATCATCGTGCTGCTATTTTCGCTGATTTACCATGGCCTAGTGGTGGAGAAAATTG ATCAAGTGCAGCAGATTGCAGCGCTGAATGCCAGGCACCAAGTGCTTATCAACCAGCCCTTTGAGGAGGATCAGTCTGCCCTGATTGTGAGTCCTCAAACTTTGCACTTCAAATTACTCGACGAAGATATGAACAAGGATATGGAGGATAGCAAAAACAGGAGAAGAAAGCATATGAGGCAAATGCTGGTTAAGTTCCGGTTGAACAAGAAACACCGCCTGCGGCGCGACTTGCATGGGTTGGATCTTTTGGATCCTGTTCGGATGGAGGCCAATCTGCAGCACCTGTACACCAAACTGCGAAGCAAGAGAGCAAGAGAAGCCCTGAGCCAACTGGAACATGAGTTTGTGCGTTGCAAGAAGCATACTCCGCAGGATTGCATGTCCGCCTTTTTGCGCATGTACAAAATGGCAAAGGAGGTGACCGAGAAAATGGAGAAGATGAAGGCCATTATGCGGGAGCAGCAGCCGAAATTGGAATCAAGCAGCATGGAGTCGCATGAGCAGAAGGGTACTTTTTCACCGGCCGATCTGATTCAGGTGACAACTGCAGAGACCACAACGGCTGTGGTAAATGCCACTGAAAAGCCAGCGAGGACTAAGATTAAACCTTCAAGGATCAGCTGGATCATCGATGGGCACGATCATGACGAGAGTCCAGTTTATTCAGATGGTGCCCCCAAAAAGGAAACAACCAAGGCACCTGGGAACACCACTCAATTGGTCGAAATTACAACCATAAAAATAGATTCAACCGCTACCGAAAGAATGACTGTGGAGAGCACTACAGAGAAGATCAGCTGGATACTGGATCACTTTGACAAGCCCCAAGAGATTTTGCGTACAACTGAGGGACCAGGGCAGCGAATTATTAGAAATGTTACCACCACATCGACATCCTCCGATCCAATACTTGACACGGAAACCACTAACAGTGATCACGTGCCCACCACGGAAAACGGATTACTATTGAATATCACTACCGATGGACCAGTGGAAACCAGGAACACCACTGCTCAGAGAAAATTGTCTTTCGATTGGATACTGGACGGAGAGGAAAGTGTAGAGCCTGAAGTAAAGTCCACCAACACTACGACAACAACTGCGACGACCACGACGACAGTTCCAACTTTGGAAACCATCATTGTCACCACAGAGCTGCCGAAAATAACTTTCGATTGGATTATTGACGGCAGGGAAGTGGTAGACCCGCAGGAAACAACTACTGAAGTCACTGGAACCACAGCCGGACTACGTAAGATGCCATTCGATTGGATAATTGACGGAGAGGAAGTTGTGGAGCCTCAGGAGAATGTAACCACCACAACCATTGCGACAACTGCGGCAGTCAGCACCACTGAAATCAACGAGAGTCTTCATAATTCCACTGCCTATCCCACCAAGCCGAAACCGGTCAAGTTTGACTGGATCATCGATGGAGGAGAGTCCAGTGCTGAGGTAAGCAGTAGCTCCACTAGCCAACCAAAGTTGACTACTAGGGAGGCGATCAGCAATCCAGAATCACCACGATCCTCGCATCCGCTGGACAACCCTACCAGCATCGAAAACATGCTGGAGAGCTTTGAGCAACACGAAGAGCAGAAACCCATTCTCAGGGTCTTAAACGGAAGTGAATCCTCCTCAGAAACCGTGACGGATGGCTACGAGCGGCAGCTGTGGCTGAAGAAGTTTGAGGATCAGGCAAGGCCAAATCAAAACGAACTCATAGATACTTTTGGAACCGCTTTAGATGCCAAAGCCCTAGACAAAATGGGACCCAAAATTAATCCACTTAACGGACACACTTGGAATG CTGCCGACGCCCAAATTCTTAGTCTTTGCGAACGAGTGGCTCTGCGGATGCGCAACAAAGTTGCCTCCATGTCAGACGGTGAGACGAAGGAGAAGGGTGAAACCTTTACGGCTTCACCCAGTGTACAGTTTACCAGTCGAGCTCCTGGCGGATTTCCGGTGTCAGGTGAAACTATGAAGGCCTCAGCGCAGTTTATGTTTAACCCCAACTTCGGAATGCCCAGCATTCCCGTTTGCTTCTACATGACGCCTGCCAATTTCCGTATGCCCATGTGGTCGAATACGCCCACATTTATGGGCATGCAGGGTGCACACTTTGCAGGCTCATCGAACCCTGGCGGCGGCATATTTTTTGTGCCTCAGCAGTTTGGACCGAGCGGAAACTTTTTCGGAGGAAGTGGCGGATCCGGAGCCGGCGGACAGGGTGCCAATATCTTCTCGAAGAACGCCTCACCACAGAAACCGACAAacgggcagcagcagcaggtctACTGCAGCTACATGCAGAATCAATCGGGTCAGGGAGCAGGACAATCGCAGACATCcagtcagcagcagcagggtGGCCAGACGGCTTTCTCCAATGCCAACTTCAAGATGCGTCATGCCAATCAGACCAGCACAGCCAATCAGCAGGGACAGATCATCTACGCCAGCTATGCAGGATTGCCACAACAACCCATACAGGAGCGATCCAGGTGCCCAGAGCCCGATCAGTTTTCCTGCTTTGGTCAACAGGACTGCATTCCTGCCGCGAGATGGTGTGATAATGTTGTGGATTGTTCGGATGGCAGCGATGAGTCCGCCTGCACCTGTGCAGATCGCGTGGATGAAGAGCGCCTGTGCGATGGTTACGAAGATTGCCCTATGGGCGAGGACGAACTGGGATGCTTTGGCTGCGAATCGTTGGCTTACTCCTGCTATGAAAACCCAGAGGACTTTGCCAAACGCAATCGATCTACGATTTCAATGTGCTACAGTCGACTGGAGCGCTGCGATGGATTTATGAACTGCCTGAATGGACGCGATGAGGAGCAGTGCAGCATGTTGGTCACCGATGTGGCTGATCATATG TCCCACGGTGCATCTGCTTCTGAAGGCTACCTCTACCACAATTATCGCGGGGACTGGCATCCTGTGTGCAACAATGGTGAAAAGTGGGCGACTTTAGCCTGCCAGATGGATGACAACAGTCGGATTGATCACTCAGCTTCGTTGAATGTCAGTTTCCAAACCCTAACTTTACCTGGTCCTTTTATTGAGCCCTCCCTGCATGCTGGAGTCCACTTTGCTCAGGCCTGTCATGGACGAAATAGCCACGATTCCCTAGTAGATCATGTGGCCTATGTCAAGTGCCCCCCGATGCAGTGCGGCCTGCCCTCTAAATCATCTATGTTGGAACACTCGAAGAGAGTAAAAAGAGCGGTATCGGATTCAAAGGAAATCGTTGGCGATGGCCGAATTGTTGGTGGAAGTTATACAAGTGCACTCCAATggccatttgttgttgctatcTATAGGAATGGAAAGTTCCATTGCGGTGGAACCATTTATTCTGATCGTTGG ATCATCAGCGCTGCCCACTGTGTCATCAACTTTGGAAAGTACTTCTATGAAGTGCGTGCTGGTCTCCTACGTCGCTCTAGCTACTCACCCGCCACTCAGATCCAGCCCGTCTCCCATGTGGTCGTCCACCAAGCCTACGAAAGGAGAAGTATGCGCAACGATCTCTCTCTGCTTCGCCTGCTGAATCCGCTGCAGTTCAATCGATGGGTGAAACCTATTTGCTTACCCGACAAGGGAAGAACTACAGTAGGCGACGATTGGATCTGGGGCCCCGTGGAACGCACGCTATGCACGGTAGTTGGTTGGGGAGCCATTAGAGAGAAGGGTCCAAGCA GTGATCCCATGCGCCAAGTTATCGTGCCAATTCGTAAGAAATGCACCGATCCAGAAGATCAGGCTTCAGAAGACATTTGTGCTGGCGATCCAGATGGTGGTCGCGATGCCTGCCAGGGTGATTCGGGTGGGCCTCTCTTCTGCCGCAGCGTCTCTAACCCAGATGAATTTTATCTGGCCGGAGTAGTAAGTCACGGCAATGGCTGTGCTCGTCCTCAGGAGTTTGGAGTCTACACGAGGGTCACTCTCTACCTAGACTGGCTGGAAATGGCTACTACTCCACGACTGTTGCCCAAACTTCAGCCGCTTCAACTGTGTCCAGGATTTATCTGCGTGTGGGGCGGTAAACGGTGTATTGCTAAACGACAGCGTTGCGATCGCAACGTTGATTGCTTGGGTGGCGAGGATGAGGTGGGATGCACCTACAACTTTTTGCCAGATATGGTGGGGGGCGTTCGACTGAATATCAGCACCACAACTGAGAGTGACTATCATCCAGTGAAGGAGAACAAGGAAAAGAGTAAAATGCGGGAGGTTATTCCCATTGAAGATGAAGATTTAAAGGCTGAACAAGACGAGGAAGAGTTGTTGGAAAGCACAACATCTTTGGAACAAATTGAAACAACGCAGGGCCCAATAGATTTATCTTTAAATGAACAAATTACCTCAACTGCCTCAGATGATTTATCAATAACAGATGAAACTACGAGCACAGATTTTACAGTGAGTGGTTCAGCCACTAGCCCTTCCACTCTTTTGCCGACGACAACAAATCCTTCAACTTGGTTGACATCTACAAATATTGAAACATCAACATTTGCATTTACTACAATTGAATCTGAAGCTTCAACCGCACAAACAACATTACCAACTACTTTTGCTCAAACTACGACAATGCCCACTTCAACTGAAGACCTAAAGAAGCTCACAGATTTGGTCACTGAATTTATAGAGAGTACGACTTTTGAGACCACGATGGAAGTGAGGACGACTACTTTATCTCCAACCACAACAGACGCTCAAAATTTAGTAACAACAGAGGGAGTGAAGAAAACAACAACCACAGAAGACACAACCACAATTAGCAGTATCGTTACCCTTACCACCACGCCCTTAGCCACAATCTCTACTACCATTCCAACCACTGAAAAGCCTGTAGCTGTAACCACATTAGCACCAACTACTACTACGGAATCCGCCAAGACTACAACAACGCATAGTAGCAGCACTCATTCTCAAAAGGATCAAATACAAATTCCTCATAAATTTGTGTGCAAAAA GATTTCGCAAATTGTGGATATTATGATGCGTTGTGATCGGAAAGTGGACTGCGAGGATGGAACTGATGAACTGGACTGCACATGCAAAGATTACTTGAAGGGATCTCTGAAGGGACTCATTTGCGATGGCAAGGCAGATTGCGAGGACCTCACGGATGAACAGGACTGCG TGGAATGTCAATCAAACGAATTCCATTGCCCGCTGTCTAAGACTTGTTTGCCGTTAAGCAAACGCTGCGATAATCAAGTGGATTGCAAGTTTAAGGAAGATGAAAAGGATTGCT TTGCTTTGACCAATGGCCACGATGTGCACTTCGATGTGCATCAGCAGCCCAAGTTCAGCAGTACCGGAATCTTCTCCAGAAACGGCCATGGCGTGTGGCGGGTAGTCTGTGCTCATGAGACTGGCTATCACGAGCACCAGGCCAAAACAGCAGATGCGGTCTGTGCTCTCCTTGGTTTCAATGGAGCTCACTACTTCAACAGCTCGGAATTTGTGAGTCAGCAGGCAATGCAACCCATCACACCGGAGTTAAAAGGAGGCAGAAACCGCATGGCAGCTCAAATTCATTCCATGGTCGGTGACAATGTCCAATTTACTGAGAACGAGGTCATAATACCTGAACTGGGACCGCCATCCGCTTCAAGACCGGAGAAGGATCGTCTGATGCCCCGCAAGTGTGTTGGCATCTACGTTGAGTGCAATCCGTACTCCAACAAAACCACACCCCTAAAAACATTCAGCGCTGGGCAAGCTGTCAAGAAAACGCAAATTGAACAGGTTCCTGTCCTGTCGCCCACCATCGAGACGCACAACACTCCCAATGTGCATTTTAAGCCGCAAATTCCGGCGAtggttgtaaataaaaaagatGAAATTTTGGATCGTCTGGACAAACTCATCAAGAgtaagaaaaacaaaaccatacTGGTTAATGAGCAGCTCCATGAAGCCATTGAGGAGCTGCACTGGCCCTGGCTGGCAGATGTCTATATGAATGGCGATCTCTGGTGCATCGGAGTGCTGATTGACAAGCATTGGGTAATGGTCCACGAGAGCTGCCTGTCTGGCATTGACTTGGAGACTCACTACGTCAGCGTTTTGCTGGGTGGTGGCAAAACAAAGCGATCGGCCCACAGAAGCAATCACGAACAGATTCGGCGTGTGGACTGCTTTGAGGGGGTGCCGAAGTCCAATGTGTTACTTTTGCATCTGGAGCGCCCTGTGCGGTTTACACACCATGTGCTCCCTACCTTCCTGCCTGACAG TTCCCATCAAAATCAAAGCATTGCGAGGCAGTGCATAAGTGTACTTCATGACGATGCCACAGGACGCATCAAAACCGTAGCCATTACCCGGATGCACAATGCCACCGATTGCGATTCCTGCTACAAGCTGCAGGAAAAGCAACCACCGGCTAATCTGATGCGCCTGTTAAATGTGAGTGCCGAGGATATGGCTTCCATTTCGGAGGAGGTGGAACTCATTAATGGTGTAGCTCCCACAGAGCTACCGGCCATTACCAAATTCACTAGCTGCAACCAGTTCGGGCTGAAAAATGTGAGCGATGCACATCACAATCCCAGCGATCAGGGTGTATTGGTCTGTCGGGACTCGCACACAGGATGGTTCCCAACGGCCTTATTTAACTACAACAATTCCGATTGCCAAAGTTTTAAACAGCCATTTGGCATTAGAACGTTGGAACTGGTATACAAATCGCTGCAGGATATCATAG ACAAACCCAGCTGCAAAATGCTGCTACCAGCCCCGGAATGTTCCACCCATCGTTGCCTGCTGGGTACCTGTTTGCCGCAGGCTGCGATGTGCAACGGCCGCTCCGATTGTCATGATGGCAGCGATGAGGAGGAAACCAAATGCCgacagcagaagcagcaatgTGCCCCTGGCGAGATGAAGTGTCGGACCAGCTTCAAATGCGTGCCGAAAAGCAAGTTTTGTGACCACGTACCTGACTGTGAGGACATGACGGATGAGCCGACCATCTGCAGTTGTTTCACATATCTGCA AGCCACTGATCCGTCAAAGATATGCGATGGCAAGCGAAACTGCTGGGACAAAAGCGACGAGAGTTCAGTACTGTGTAACTGCACAGCGGATCACTTCCAGTGCAGTTC CTCCCCTGAAGATTGCATTCCTCGTGATTTTGTGTGCGACAAAGAGAAGGATTGTCCCAATGGAGAAGATGAGCGGTATTGCTTTGGCATAGAGCACCCATTGCATCTGCAGAAGAAGGATTTCTGGTCCAATAGTCAGCACAC GCAACCGGAAATAGCTCCACAGTACGGTCAGGTTATCGAACAGACTTATGGCATCTGGCATACGAAATGCTTCCCGAAAAGTAAACCCCCACAAGTGGACGAAGTGCgtgaaatatgcaaaaagtTGGGCTACAATCCATATAGACAGCCTAGTTATCGATTGATTGACGATGAGGAGAACAAACCCGTGCACACCTACGAGTTGGCGGATAGGCAAGGACGAAGTTTTAGCAATGAGTCGCTGATGGGCAAGTATCGCGACTCAACAAAGGCGTTAATCATCAGCAAGTTCTCGCCTCTTCAACTAAATGAGCGCCTTACATTGTTCCTCAAGTCCAGCAGACCAATTGCCGAGCTGGTCAGGTGGAATGCCACCGATTCCAGCATGTGCTACAGACTGGAGATCCGATGTGCCTAA
- the LOC117140278 gene encoding small RNA degrading nuclease 5, producing the protein MMWTRTTIALRRIARSPSLNGKRSRMKEQMSAKQHERNEKKKKKLAALANLMELNDRDRLHEAELAKKRDAEVEVEEKSAAKAEDGDDGFILVGSKRKPRNRRQNAEQEADSQTVPGTSDPEEPVTKKTRNNDDGGDSLPLEIGTLSEDQYNQLSAELRRRKRELENVPALRLREMGQRASLETPQDARTPIFLTDIQNLLMCALIGQKSPCRPDRWCSVEKWLSLSHSVVVILEGLSLYHYLSNETHFEATNRIFSTKLEMMLPTQEEGQKIIDEIAKIPLTNVQARRLIDEHGSLESAVELNKDPTLFVKTIFPIESTKSEADDMHEDDKFPRTKLLLSALQMVDEGYPIPLQGELHTRFRNFKFTKDVYAPVTNRSPMFGVDCEMCHTEAGCNELTRISIVNENYETVYETLVLPNNRITDYLTQYSGITAEIMEQVTKRLNVVQKEVSELLPPDAILVGQSLNSDLNAMKMMHPYVIDTSVCFNTSGVRRRKTKLKDLARTFLQEIIQENIDGHDSIEDSRATLKLVKKKLANSIEFGDQILTQHKQLQELANASSGDTISNNLFAHVAKRDKRTAIVSVGELQPRLKEVIEKAGEAAPKDHSTSVRVHEVSTAKEAIRKVNEVALENALTIANLRVPEQDFMLDSAQRSVAKLDKTIDRLWKSVAHNGLFLVIMGGSTECSKGVAKIAIKRLNGSDQTM; encoded by the exons ATGATGTGGACCAGGACGACAATCGCACTGCGCAGAATTGCCAGGTCGCCCAG CTTGAACGGTAAGCGCTCCAGGATGAAGGAACAAATGTCCGCCAAGCAgcacgagcgcaacgaaaagaagaaaaagaagctgGCGGCCCTGGCGAACCTGATGGAGCTCAACGATCGCGATCGATTGCACGAGGCagagttggccaaaaagcgCGATGCAGAGGTCGAAGTGGAGGAGAAGTCAGCAGCGAAGGCGGAGGACGGGGACGACGGCTTCATCTTGGTGGGCAGCAAACGCAAACCGCGAAACCGTCGTCAAAACGCCGAGCAGGAGGCGGATTCACAGACTGTCCCCGGAACATCAGATCCTGAAGAGCCAGTGACCAAGAAAACCCGCAATAACGATGATGGAGGCGATAGCCTGCCGCTGGAGATCGGCACGCTATCCGAGGATCAGTACAATCAGTTGTCGGCGGAGTTGAGACGTCGCAAACGGGAGCTGGAGAACGTACCGGCCCTGCGACTGCGTGAGATGGGTCAGCGTGCCTCCCTGGAGACTCCGCAAGATGCTCGCACGCCCATCTTTCTAACCGACATCCAGAACCTGTTAATGTGCGCTCTCATTGGCCAGAAGAGCCCCTGCCGTCCGGATCGCTGGTGCAGCGTGGAGAAGTGGCTCAGTCTGTCGCACAGTGTGGTGGTCATTCTGGAGGGACTATCTCTCTACCACTATCTGTCTAACGAGACCCATTTTGAGGCCACCAACAGGATATTCAGCACGAAGCTGGAGATGATGCTTCCAACGCAGGAAGAGGGCCAGAAGATTATTGACGAGATAGCCAAG ATTCCTCTCACCAATGTGCAGGCACGCAGACTGATAGACGAGCACGGCTCCCTGGAGTCGGCTGTTGAGCTGAACAAAGATCCCACTTTGTTTGTAAAGACAATCTTTCCAATCGAAAGCACTAAATCTGAGGCGGATGACATGCATGAGGATGACAAGTTCCCACGCACTAAGCTCTTGCTGTCAGCCCTGCAAATGGTCGACGAGGGCTATCCTATTCCTTTGCAGGGCGAGCTACACACTCGTTTCCGAAACTTTAAGTTTACTAAGGATGTGTATGCGCCGGTAACCAATCGCAGTCCCATGTTCGGCGTAGATTGTGAAATGTGTCACACGGAGGCGGGTTGTAACGAGCTAACCCGAATCTCTATTGTCAACGAAAATTACGAGACCGTTTATGAAACGCTAGTGTTGCCAAATAACCGGATTACCGACTATCTGACCCAGTATTCGGGCATAACCGCAGAAATTATGGAGCAAGTGACCAAGAGGCTGAATGTTGTGCAAAAGGAAGTGTCCGAACTACTGCCTCCAGATGCCATCCTGGTGGGGCAGTCTCTAAACTCTGATTTGAACGCCATGAAAATGATGCACCCGTATGTAATTGACACTAGCGTGTGCTTTAACACATCTGGGGTGCGACGACGCAAGACCAAGCTGAAGGATCTGGCCAGGACCTTTTTACAGGAAATTATCCAGGAGAACATCGATGGTCACGATTCCATTGAGGATTCGCGAGCCACGCTAAAGCTCGTCAAGAAGAAGTTGGCAAACAGCATCGAGTTCGGAGACCAGATCCTCACGCAGCACAAGCAATTGCAGGAGTTGGCGAACGCATCCAGCGGCGATACCATATCCAACAATCTGTTTGCACATGTGGCAAAGCGGGATAAGCGCACGGCCATTGTCTcggtcggcgagctgcagcCACGTCTAAAGGAGGTGATCGAAAAGGCGGGAGAGGCAGCGCCCAAGGATCACAGTACGTCGGTGCGTGTCCACGAGGTATCCACGGCCAAGGAGGCCATTCGTAAGGTCAATGAAGTTGCCCTGGAAAATGCCTTGACAATTGCCAACCTCCGCGTGCCAGAGCAGGACTTTATGTTGGACAGTGCACAGCGGAGTGTTGCCAAACTGGACAAGACCATTGATCGCCTGTGGAAGTCAGTTGCGCACAACGGACTCTTCCTCGTCATCATGGGCGGATCCACAGAGTGCTCTAAGGGCGTAGCCAAAATAGCCATCAAGCGACTAAACGGATCGGATCAGACTATGTAA
- the LOC117140279 gene encoding innexin inx4 has protein sequence MYAAVKPLSKYLQFKSVHIYDAIFTLHSKVTVALLLACTFLLSSKQYFGDPIQCFGDRDMDYVHAFCWIYGAYVSDNVTVTPLRNGAAQCRPDAVSKVVPPENRNYITYYQWVVLVLLLESFVFYMPAFLWKIWEGGRLKHLCDDFHKMAVCKDKSRTHLRVLVNYFSSDYKETHFRYFVSYVFCEILNLSISILNFLLLDVFFGGFWGRYRDALLSLYNGDYNQWNIITMAVFPKCAKCEMYKGGPSGSSNIYDYLCLLPLNILNEKIFAFLWIWFILVAMLIALKFLYRLATVLYPGMRLQLLRARARFMPKKHLQVALRNCSFGDWFVLMRVGNNISPELFRKLLEELYAAQSLIKKPPGADKI, from the exons ATGTACGCAGCTGTTAAGCCGCTTTCCAAGTATCTGCAGTTCAAGTCGGTGCACATCTACGATGCCATTTTCACGCTGCACTCCAAAGTCACAGTGGCCCTGCTTTTGGCTTGCACATTTTTGCTTTCCTCGAAACAATATTTTGGGGATCCCATCCAGTGTTTTGGGGACAGGGACATGGACTACGTGCACGCCTTTTGCTGGATCTACGGGGCCTATGTGAGCGACAATGTGACTGTGACGCCGCTAAGGAATGGCGCTGCACAGTGCCGACCAG ATGCGGTTAGTAAGGTGGTGCCCCCGGAGAATCGCAACTACATCACCTACTATCAGTGGGTCGTGCTGGTACTGCTGCTCGAGTCGTTTGTGTTCTATATGCCAGCATTTCTCTGGAAGATTTGGGAGGGCGGTCGGCTGAAGCATTTGTGCGATGATTTCCACAAGATGGCCGTTTGCAAGGACAAGAGCAGAACTCATTTGCGCGTACTAGTCAACTACTTCTCCAGCGACTACAAGGAGACCCACTTCCGCTACTTCGTTAGCTACGTCTTCTGCGAAATACTCAATTTGAGCATCAGT ATTCTAAACTTCCTTCTGTTGGACGTATTTTTCGGCGGTTTTTGGGGCCGCTACCGCGATGCCTTGCTGTCCCTTTACAATGGCGACTATAACCAGTGGAACATCATCACCATGGCAGTCTTTCCCAAGTGTGCCAAGTGCGAGATGTACAAGGGCGGCCCCAGCGGTTCTTCCAACATATACGACTACCTGTGCCTGCTGCCCCTGAATATACTGAACGAGAAAATCTTTGCCTTCCTGTGGATCTGGTTTATACTAGTGGCTATGCTCATTGCCCTCAAGTTTCTGTACCGCCTGGCCACCGTTTTGTATCCCGGAATGCGTCTGCAGTTGCTTCGTGCCAGGGCTCGTTTCATGCCCAAGAAGCACTTGCAGGTGGCACTGCGCAATTGCAGTTTCGGCGACTGGTTCGTGCTGATGCGCGTGGGCAACAACATCAGCCCCGAGCTGTTCCGTAAGTTGCTAGAGGAGCTGTACGCAGCTCAGTCCTTGATCAAAAAACCGCCGGGAGCGGACAAGATCTAA